In Helianthus annuus cultivar XRQ/B chromosome 9, HanXRQr2.0-SUNRISE, whole genome shotgun sequence, the following are encoded in one genomic region:
- the LOC110877667 gene encoding elongation factor 1-alpha — translation MGKEKIHVNIVVIGHVDSGKSTTTGHLIYKLGGIDKRVIEKFEKEAAEMNKRSFKYAWVLDKLKAERERGITIDIALWKFETSKYYCTVIDAPGHRDFIKNMITGTSQADCAVLIIDSTTGGFEAGISKDGQTREHALLAFTLGVKQMICCCNKMDATTPKYSKNRYDEIIKEVSSYLKKVGYNPDKIPFVPISGFEGDNMIERSTNLDWYKGPTLLEALDAITEPKRPSDKPLRLPLQDVYKIGGIGTVPVGRVETGVIKPGMVVTFGPSGLTTEVKSVEMHHEALQEAVPGDNVGFNVKNVAVKDLKRGYVASNSKDDPAKGAASFTSQVIIMNHPGQIGNGYAPVLDCHTSHIAVKFAEILTKIDRRSGKELEKEPKFLKNGDAGMIKMIPTKPMVVETFAEYPPLGRFAVRDMRQTVAVGVIKSVDKKEATGAKVTKAAVKKAGK, via the exons ATGGGGAAAGAAAAGATTCATGTCAACATTGTGGTAATCGGCCACGTGGACTCCGGCAAGTCAACCACCACTGGGCATCTAATATATAAGCTCGGGGGTATAGACAAGAGGGTGATCGAAAAGTTCGAGAAAGAAGCTGCGGAGATGAATAAGCGTTCATTCAAATACGCATGGGTGCTAGATAAGCTCAAGGCCGAACGTGAACGTGGGATCACAATCGACATTGCTTTGTGGAAGTTTGAGACTTCCAAGTATTATTGTACCGTCATAGATGCTCCTGGTCACCGTGATTTTATCAAGAATATGATTACCGGGACTTCGCAGGCTGATTGCGCTGTCCTGATCATCGATTCCACCACTGGAGGGTTTGAAGCTGGTATTTCTAAAGACGGTCAGACTCGTGAGCATGCCCTTCTTGCTTTCACCCTTGGTGTGAAACAGATGATATGCTGCTGCAACAAG ATGGACGCCACAACCCCTAAATACTCCAAGAACAGATATGATGAAATCATTAAGGAGGTGTCATCTTATCTAAAGAAAGTTGGGTACAATCCTGACAAGATCCCTTTCGTACCAATCTCGGGCTTTGAAGGTGACAACATGATTGAACGGTCCACGAATCTTGATTGGTACAAAGGCCCGACCCTTCTCGAAGCTCTTGATGCAATCACTGAGCCTAAAAGACCATCGGACAAGCCCCTACGTCTTCCTCTCCAGGATGTGTACAAGATTGGAGGAATTGGGACGGTCCCAGTGGGTCGGGTTGAAACCGGAGTCATCAAGCCGGGTATGGTTGTGACTTTTGGGCCATCCGGTTTGACCACAGAAGTTAAGTCTGTTGAAATGCACCATGAGGCTTTACAAGAGGCGGTCCCTGGAGATAACGTCGGGTTCAATGTGAAAAATGTTGCTGTTAAAGACTTGAAACGTGGGTATGTCGCGTCTAACTCGAAAGATGATCCGGCTAAAGGTGCAGCCAGCTTTACTTCACAAGTTATCATCATGAACCACCCGGGTCAGATTGGCAATGGCTATGCTCCAGTTCTTGACTGCCACACTTCACACATTGCAGTCAAGTTTGCTGAAATTTTAACCAAGATAGACAGGCGGTCAGGTAAAGAGCTTGAGAAGGAACCCAAGTTTTTAAAGAATGGAGACGCGGGGATGATTAAAATGATTCCCACTAAACCGATGGTGGTGGAGACGTTTGCTGAGTATCCACCACTTGGGCGGTTTGCAGTGAGGGACATGAGGCAGACTGTGGCTGTGGGGGTGATAAAGAGCGTGGACAAGAAGGAGGCAACTGGAGCCAAGGTGACAAAAGCAGCAGTGAAGAAGGCTGGGAAATGA
- the LOC110877666 gene encoding transmembrane protein 70, mitochondrial, whose translation MARSILLQLVRSQTTYHRTSSKLLTGFYPHGFGRCLTQKSQTATHDFLPAKHLSFVQRRWASQSAATEDTGKITIGPPKGLDSEKDDKDSGVVYYGPISNTIKKVKLLSLSTCCLSVSLGPVITFMTSPDMNVILKGAVASSVIFLSASTTLALHWFVSPYIHKLRWQPGSDTFEADMMTWLATFVTKTIKFSDIRLPQTNRPFVTFKANGEFYFVDADHCHNKALLARLTPTAKATQDSALKNL comes from the exons ATGGCAAGATCGATTCTACTTCAGCTGGTCCGATCACAAACAACCTACCATCGGACCTCCTCTAAGCTCCTCACAG GTTTCTATCCCCATGGATTTGGAAGATGTTTGACTCAGAAAAGTCAAACTGCCACTCATGACTTCCTTCCTGCAAAACATCTTTCGTTTGTACAGAGACGATGGGCGTCTCAATCTGCCGCCACTGAAGATACCGGCAAGATCACCATTGGACCTCCTAAAGGTCTAGATTCAGAAAAAGACGATAAAGATTCAGGAGTCGTCTACTACGGGCCAATATCAAACACCATAAAGAAAGTCAAACTTCTTTCACTATCCACCTGCTGCCTTTCCGTATCTTTAGGACCCGTAATCACCTTTATGACCTCACCCGACATGAACGTGATCTTGAAAGGTGCAGTTGCATCGTCTGTTATATTCTTGAGTGCTTCCACTACTTTGGCCCTTCATTGGTTTGTGAGCCCTTACATTCATAAGCTGAGGTGGCAGCCTGGTTCAGACACGTTCGAGGCCGACATGATGACGTGGCTAGCAACCTTCGTGACTAAAACTATTAAGTTTTCTGACATTAGGCTACCGCAAACTAATAGGCCTTTTGTGACGTTTAAGGCTAATGGCGAATTTTATTTTGTGGATGCTGATCACTGTCATAACAAGGCGCTTTTAGCAAGATTAACACCGACAGCAAAGGCGACACAAGATTCGGCTCTCAAGAACTTGTGA